The following are encoded in a window of Chitinophaga sp. H8 genomic DNA:
- a CDS encoding DUF1896 family protein, with translation MQSMLTEKLWAYIVHNNPDLMLSLQEDYSVTRYLENKVAAVMPMAAQFLSEEKPQYIIEELCLQAMTEDLKPSRYQYIRSVIEEEFNSDYLRMKENGTLTYEVVNLIEACKSIFSDFDFNGENEANRHLRYAIIGQVHDYLA, from the coding sequence ATGCAAAGTATGCTAACGGAAAAGTTGTGGGCGTATATCGTCCACAACAACCCTGACCTGATGCTCAGCTTGCAGGAGGACTATTCAGTTACACGCTATCTGGAGAACAAGGTAGCCGCAGTGATGCCTATGGCAGCGCAGTTTCTTAGCGAAGAAAAGCCGCAATACATTATTGAGGAATTGTGCCTGCAAGCTATGACGGAAGATTTAAAACCGTCCCGCTATCAGTATATCCGCTCAGTTATCGAGGAAGAATTTAATAGTGACTACCTGCGGATGAAGGAAAACGGAACACTCACCTATGAAGTAGTGAACCTCATTGAAGCCTGCAAAAGCATCTTCAGTGATTTTGATTTTAACGGTGAAAATGAAGCAAACAGGCATTTGAGATATGCCATCATCGGACAGGTGCATGACTATCTCGCCTAA
- a CDS encoding DUF4134 domain-containing protein, with protein sequence MICAALALLAIHYGAFAQDGIQGINEANTKVRSYFAAGTNLMYAVGALLGLIGAVKVYQKWNAGDQDTGKVAAAWFGSCIFLVVVATVIQSFFGV encoded by the coding sequence ATGATCTGTGCCGCTCTGGCACTATTGGCTATCCATTATGGGGCATTTGCTCAGGATGGCATACAGGGTATCAACGAAGCCAACACTAAGGTGCGAAGCTATTTTGCAGCAGGTACAAACCTGATGTATGCAGTGGGAGCATTGCTTGGTTTGATTGGCGCAGTTAAGGTGTACCAGAAATGGAATGCAGGTGACCAGGACACCGGTAAGGTTGCAGCCGCCTGGTTTGGCAGTTGCATTTTTCTGGTCGTGGTAGCCACTGTTATTCAATCCTTCTTTGGAGTTTAA
- a CDS encoding ester cyclase, translating to MANCEQIYREYITCLNSRDLDNLKHFVHDDVCYNGNQIGISGYQKMLEKNFDEIPDLYFTIP from the coding sequence ATGGCCAATTGTGAACAAATCTATCGAGAATACATTACCTGCCTGAATAGTCGTGATTTAGACAATTTGAAGCATTTTGTCCATGACGATGTTTGCTACAATGGCAATCAAATTGGCATTTCGGGTTACCAAAAGATGCTTGAAAAAAATTTTGACGAAATCCCTGATCTATATTTCACTATTCCCTAA